One segment of Labrus mixtus chromosome 10, fLabMix1.1, whole genome shotgun sequence DNA contains the following:
- the LOC132981953 gene encoding protocadherin gamma-C5-like, translating to MYFTESGITKTMGYRDWRWQALWWHHFFLLWTTIYGQTRYSIPEELKQGSVVGNLAKDLDLRLSDIFERKLRVDSEAGKQYFSVDAGKGELVVNDRIDREALCGQSASCVLPLQVVLETPLNLHRIEVEIKDINDNAPCFNTKELTLKISESAAVGTRFPLESAEDADVGSNSVKSYMLIKNECFTLKMKEVEDGKTVPELVLEKPLDREKKAVHQLFLTALDGGNPAMSGTSQITIIVLDVNDNFPVFEKSIYKVSLEENTPKDTSIIRITATDADEGPNKDIEFSFGSRTPDSILSVFEINLLTGELHLKGELDYERDTSYKIEITAKDNGIPEMEGHCRLQIDIIDVNDNTPEILLTSKPSPVSEDAPSGTVVAFLKARDADSGNNSKVTLQLPKGSPFALKPSFSNNYALVTTGPLDRENFPEYNIEITATDSGSPPLSSKKTIPVSITDVNDNPPVFTQPSYNVYLKENGVPGSILYSVSASDLDFGENAKISYSILDSKVQDVSVSSYVYINSDNGSIYSMHSFDYEKLKVFQIQVQAKDQGSPSLSSNTTVHVFILDQNDNAPAVIYPSSAAMGSLSHQRMPRSAKAGHLVTKVTAVDADSGHNAWISYKVSEATDASLFTVNLYTGEVRTKRAVSEQDDSSQRLLIEIKDDGEPVQSATVTVSILLEDGLHEPILDLRQKAVEPSKKTGRITLYLILSLASISVLSLVTFLILAVKCIRNSRNSASCCTRQSDCDDYKNPNRNLQIQLNTDGPIKYVEVLGGDMLSQSQSFRSCMSPMSEYSDFTLIKPSSTTDFKEVISVLDASLPDSTWTFESQQVSRETKTMFTYMV from the coding sequence ATGTATTTTACTGAATCAGGGATAACAAAGACAATGGGATACCGAGACTGGAGATGGCAGGCGCTTTGGTGGCatcatttctttctcttgtgGACTACAATATACGGACAAACTCGTTACAGTATACCAGAGGAACTGAAACAGGGCTCTGTGGTAGGAAATCTTGCAAAAGATCTAGATTTGAGACTATCCGACATTTTTGAGCGTAAACTGCGTGTCGACTCTGAGGCTGGTAAGCAGTATTTCAGTGTGGATGCGGGGAAGGGCGAGCTGGTGGTGAATGACAGAATAGACAGAGAGGCTTTGTGTGGACAAAGCGCCAGCTGTGTTCTACCTCTGCAGGTTGTTCTCGAAACCCCTTTAAATTTGCACCGAATAGAAGTAGAAATAAAAGATATAAATGACAATGCCCCTTGTTTCAATACAAAAGAACTTACCTTAAAAATTTCTGAATCGGCAGCTGTTGGAACTCGTTTTCCCCTGGAGAGTGCAGAAGATGCTGACGTTGGCAGTAATTCTGTTAAATCCTAcatgttaattaaaaatgaatgttttacgTTGAAAATGAAGGAGGTTGAGGACGGCAAAACAGTCCCAGAGTTAGTGTTAGAGAAGCCTCTCGACCGAGAAAAAAAAGCGGTTCATCAGCTTTTTTTGACTGCATTAGACGGAGGAAATCCAGCCATGTCTGGTACGTCACAAATAACAATCATTGTTCTTGACGTAAATGACAATTTTCCAGTTTTCGAAAAAAGTATATACAAAGTTTCGCTAGAGGAGAATACTCCAAAAGATACATCTATTATCAGAATTACCGCCACTGATGCAGACGAGGGTCCAAACAAAGATATTGAGTTCTCTTTTGGATCACGGACACCAGATTCTATTTTATCAGTTtttgaaattaatttattaactggtgaattacatttaaaaggaGAGTTGGATTATGAAAGAGATACTTCCTACAAAATTGAAATAACCGCGAAAGACAATGGCATTCCTGAAATGGAGGGTCACTGTCGTTTACAAATAGATATAATAGATGTTAATGATAACACTCCGGAAATACTGCTCACATCAAAACCCAGCCCTGTAAGTGAAGACGCGCCTAGTGGTACAGTGGTGGCTTTTCTCAAAGCACGGGACGCTGACTCTGGTAATAACAGTAAGGTAACACTGCAATTACCCAAAGGTTCTCCTTTCGCTCTTAAGCCCTCCTTTTCTAATAATTATGCTCTCGTTACGACTGGTCCTTTAGACAGGGAGAATTTCCCAGAGTATAATATTGAGATAACAGCCACTGATTCaggctctcctcctctgtccagtAAGAAAACTATACCTGTCAGCATCACTGATGTGAATGACAACCCTCCTGTATTCACTCAGCCCTCCTATAATGTGTATTTAAAAGAGAATGGAGTACCAGGCTCTATCCTGTACTCAGTATCAGCATCTGACCTGGATTTTGGTGAAAACGCCAAAATCTCTTATTCTATACTGGACTCTAAAGTGCAGGACGTTTCTGTGTCCTCTTATGTTTACATTAACTCAGATAACGGCAGCATCTACAGCATGCACTCGTTTGACTATGAGAAACTGAAGGTGTTTCAGATTCAGGTTCAGGCAAAGGACCAGGGCTCTCCGTCTCTCAGCAGCAACACCACTGTCCATGTTTTTATCCTGGACCAGAACGACAATGCCCCCGCTGTTATTTACCCCTCCTCCGCTGCCATGGGCTCCCTCTCTCATCAGAGGATGCCCCGCTCGGCTAAAGCGGGTCACCTGGTTACTAAGGTGACGGCCGTGGACGCAGACTCGGGCCACAACGCGTGGATCTCCTACAAAGTGTCGGAGGCCACAGACGCCTCTCTGTTCACTGTCAATCTGTACACAGGGGAGGTGAGGACTAAACGCGCTGTGTCCGAGCAGGACGACTCCTCTCAGAGGCTGCTTATAGAGATCAAGGACGACGGGGAACCGGTCCAATCCGCCACCGTCACGGTGTCCATCCTTCTTGAGGACGGTCTCCATGAGCCCATCTTAGACCTCCGACAGAAAGCGGTCGAGCCTAGCAAGAAAACTGGCAGAATCACCCTTTATTTGATCCTCTCTCTGGCCTCGATTTCCGTGCTGTCTCTGGTGACTTTTCTCATCTTAGCGGTGAAATGTATCAGGAACAGCAGAAACAGCGCGAGTTGCTGCACGAGACAGAGTGACTGTGACGATTACAAGAACCCCAACAGAAACCTGCAGATTCAGCTCAACACTGATGGACCTATAAAGTACGTGGAGGTCCTGGGAGGAGACATGTTGTCTCAGAGTCAATCCTTCAGGTCCTGTATGTCTCCTATGTCAGAGTACAGTGATTTCACTCTGATTAAACCCAGCAGCACCACTGACTTTAAGGAGGTCATCAGTGTCCTGGATGCGTCTTTACCCGACAGCACCTGGACCTTTGAGAGCCAGCAGGTgagcagagagacaaaaacGATGTTTACATACATGGTTTAG
- the LOC132981952 gene encoding protocadherin gamma-C5-like, translating to MTKTIGYRDWRWQALFWHHFFLLWSTIDGQTRYSIPEELKQGSLVGHIAKDLGFGVPDIFERKMRVASVAGKQYFSVDSGKGELIVNDRLDREALCGQSASCVLPLQIVIENPLQSHRIEVEIRDINDNSPSFLSSELSLKIAESAAVGTRFPLESAQDPDVGSNSLKTYSLSRNDYFSLKLKDTKNGRAVPELVLEKPLDREKNAQHQLMLTALDGGNPVKSGTCKITITVLDNNDNFPVFNENEYKVSLKENSTKGTFVIKLTATDADEGLNGEVKYSFGSRTPDLVSSTFEINEKTGEIVLRGALDYESTKSYLIDITAKDNGTPEMEGHCRVQVDVEDINDNAPEIVLTSKPSPVREDAPSGTVVALISAIDLDSAGNGKVVLQLPRGAPFNLKPSFSNDYELLTSGPLDRESFSEYNIEITATDSGSPPLSSKKTIPVIVTDVNDNPPVFTQPSYNVYLKENGVPGSILYSVSASDLDSGDNAKISYSILDSKVQDVSVSSYVYINSDNGSIYSMHSFDYEKLKVFQIQVQAKDQGSPSLSSNATVHVFILDQNDNAPAVIYPSSAHMGSLSHQRMPRSAKAGHLVTKVTAVDADSGHNAWISYKVSEATDVSLFTVNLYTGEVRTKRAVSEQDDSSQRLLIEIKDDGEPVQSATVTVSILLEDGLHEPILDLRQKAVEPSKKTGRITLYLILSLASISVLSLVTFLILTVKCIRNSRSSASCCTRQSDCDDYKNPNRNLQIQLNTDGPIKYVEVLGGDMLSQSQSFRSCMSPMSEYSDFTLIKPSSTTDFKEVISVLDASLPDSTWTFESQQVSRASEKRIDRLYRFVCAIVNPKVFVCTQKNPNKVVQQTLNI from the coding sequence atgacaaagacAATAGGATACCGAGACTGGAGATGGCAGGCGCTATTTTGGCatcatttctttctcttgtgGAGTACAATAGACGGACAGACTCGTTACAGCATCCCGGAGGAGCTGAAACAGGGATCTCTGGTTGGACACATCGCTAAAGATCTAGGGTTTGGAGTACCAGACATTTTTGAGCGTAAGATGCGTGTTGCCTCTGTGGCTGGTAAGCAGTATTTCAGCGTGGATTCGGGGAAGGGCGAGCTGATAGTAAATGACCGACTAGACAGAGAGGCTTTGTGTGGACAAAGCGCCAGCTGTGTTCTACCTCTGCAGATTGTTATTGAAAATCCTTTACAGTCTCATCGAATTGAAGTGGAAATACGAGACATAAATGACAATTCTCCTAGTTTCCTTTCAAGtgaattatctttaaaaatagCAGAATCAGCAGCCGTGGGTACCCGTTTCCCATTGGAGAGCGCGCAGGATCCTGATGTTGGAAGCAATTCCTTGAAAACCTACTCTTTAAGCAGAAACgattatttttctctcaaacTCAAAGACACGAAAAATGGTAGAGCTGTCCCAGAATTAGTTTTAGAGAAGCCATTAGACCGTGAaaagaatgcacagcaccaatTAATGTTGACAGCGTTAGATGGAGGAAACCCGGTCAAATCGGGGACCTGCAAGATTACAATCACTGTACTTGATAATAATGACAATTTTCCAGTGTTTAATGAAAATGAATACAAGGTTTCTTTGAAGGAAAACAGTACCAAAGGAACCTTTGTGATCAAACTTACAGCTACAGATGCTGATGAGGGGCTTAATGGTGAAGTCAAATATTCATTTGGGTCTCGCACTCCAGACTTAGTGTCatcaacatttgaaataaacgAAAAGACGGGAGAGATTGTTTTAAGAGGAGCATTAGATTATGAGAGTACAAAATCCTACCTGATCGATATTACTGCAAAAGACAACGGCACTCCGGAAATGGAGGGACATTGTCGCGTTCAGGTGGACGTAGAGGACATAAATGATAATGCCCCAGAAATAGTACTTACATCAAAACCCAGTCCTGTGCGCGAGGACGCACCCAGTGGCACAGTGGTGGCTTTAATTAGTGCAATAGACTTGGACTCCGCGGGTAACGGTAAGGTCGTGTTACAGCTTCCTAGAGGTGCCCCTTTCAATCTTAAACCATCATTTTCTAATGATTATGAGCTGCTTACCAGTGGTCCTTTAGACAGGGAGAGTTTCTCAGAGTATAATATTGAGATAACAGCCACTGACTCaggctctcctcctctgtccagtAAGAAAACTATACCTGTCATCGTCACTGATGTGAATGACAACCCTCCTGTATTCACTCAGCCCTCCTATAATGTGTATTTAAAAGAGAATGGAGTACCAGGCTCTATCCTGTACTCAGTATCAGCATCTGACCTGGATTCTGGTGATAACGCCAAAATCTCTTATTCTATACTGGACTCTAAAGTGCAGGACGTTTCTGTGTCCTCTTATGTTTACATTAACTCAGATAACGGCAGCATCTACAGCATGCACTCGTTTGACTATGAGAAACTGAAGGTGTTTCAGATTCAGGTTCAGGCAAAGGACCAGGGCTCTCCTTCTCTCAGCAGCAACGCCACTGTCCATGTTTTTATCCTGGACCAGAACGACAATGCTCCCGCTGTTATTTACCCCTCCTCCGCTCACATGGGCTCCCTCTCTCATCAGAGGATGCCCCGCTCGGCTAAAGCGGGTCACCTGGTTACTAAGGTGACGGCCGTGGACGCAGACTCGGGCCACAACGCGTGGATCTCCTACAAAGTGTCGGAGGCCACAGACGTCTCTCTGTTCACTGTCAATCTGTACACAGGGGAGGTGAGGACTAAACGCGCTGTGTCCGAGCAGGACGACTCCTCTCAGAGGCTGCTTATAGAGATCAAGGACGACGGGGAACCGGTCCAATCCGCCACCGTCACGGTGTCCATCCTCCTGGAGGACGGCCTCCATGAGCCCATCTTAGACCTCCGACAGAAAGCGGTCGAGCCCAGCAAGAAAACTGGCAGAATTACCCTTTATTTGATCCTTTCTCTGGCCTCGATTTCCGTGCTGTCTCTGGTGACTTTTCTCATCTTAACGGTGAAATGTATCAGGAACAGCAGAAGCAGCGCGAGTTGCTGCACGAGACAGAGTGACTGTGACGATTACAAGAACCCCAACAGAAACCTGCAGATTCAGCTCAACACTGATGGACCTATAAAGTACGTGGAGGTCCTGGGAGGAGACATGTTGTCTCAGAGTCAGTCCTTCAGGTCCTGTATGTCTCCTATGTCAGAGTACAGTGATTTCACTCTGATTAAACCCAGCAGCACCACTGACTTTAAGGAGGTCATCAGTGTCCTGGATGCGTCTTTACCCGACAGCACCTGGACCTTTGAGAGCCAGCAGGTGAGCAGAGCCTCGGAAAAAAGAATAGACCGTTTATACCGTTTTGTATGTGCTATTGTTAACCCAAAGGTATTTGTTTGTACacaaaaaaatcccaacaaGGTTGTTCAACAAACACTCAATATATAA